The nucleotide sequence GTCAAGGTGAAGAAGACTGCTAGGAGTCCCGAGGTCTTCATCACCGATGTGGGCTTTGGTGTCTCTCAACTGCTTCCGGTAATCGTCCTTTGCTATTACGTACCGGAGGGGACCACGATTCTTCTCGAACAACCAGAGATCCATCTTCACCCCTCTGTACAGTCTGTTCTCGCCGATGTCCTGATGGACGCTATCAAGATACGGCGCATCCAGGTAATAGTTGAGAGTCATAGCGAGCACCTACTGCGACGCCTTCAGCGAAGGGTTGCCGAAGGGCCCCCTGATGGTTTTGCTGCGGGGCTCGCGAAACTCTACTTCTGTCGTATGGAAGAGGACAGCGCCCAGTTGGCGAAACTTGATCTTGACCTGTTCGGGAACATCACGAACTGGCCGCGCGGGTTCTTTGGCGACGACATGGGTGATTTGATCGCGATGTCCCGTGCGCAGGCGTCAAGACCGACCCAGCCGCAGTCATGATCATTGCGGTGGACACAAACGTACCGATGGTCGCAAACTGTCTGTCACCTCAGGCATCTGTTGATTGTGTGAATCGTTGCCTCGATGTGATAGAGCGATTGGACGCTGACACGTTGCAGATATTGCTTGACACCAACTGGCTGATCATCGGTGAGTATCAAGACAACTTGAATTCGAACGGACAGCCGGGCATCGGAGATCGATTTCTACGGTGGGTACTGACCAATCACCGTAACCCGCAGCGCTGCAAGTTGGTCCTACTCACGCAAATAGGACCCCCACGCCTGTTCGATGAGTTTCCAGGTGACCCAGCGTTGGCCCAATTCGACAGTTCGGACAGGAAGTTCGTCGCAACGACAAGGTCGTATCGGATCGAGACCGGGGAGTCAGCACCGGTGTACGTGGCGGTGGACACTGACTGGTGGGTCTATGAGCAACCGCTGTCCCGGCACGATGTTCGTGTTGTCTTTGTTTGTCCGGTGGACATGAATCGCCTGGCGACTCAAAAGGGCCTTTCGAAGCTCCCTTGAGGATGAAAGAACCCTGCCGCACGGCGAACATCACTACCATTTCGATGGCAGCAACTTGCCCTCCGGTCTCTACTTCGCGCGGATGCAGACGCAGAGCGGCATCACGAAGACCGTCAAGCTCGCGCTCGTGAAATGAAGTATGAAGGATGAACTATGAAATATGAAGCCAGCAGGGCCACGCGGATCGCCGCGTTTCTGTGTTTCTGCATTTCTGCGTTTCTGCCTTTGTCTTCCGTCGCCCGCGAATACGGCGTGAATGGCACCGTCGCGTTCGAATTTCCGCCGGCTAAAAGCGATCCGCAACTGCGCGTCGATGTCCGCGGCGATGAACGCTCGCTGGATGACCCGTGGTCGCTGGTGCAGGAGCTGTGGGACGCCGATACCTCGCGGCCCGAGCTGTGGAATGCCTACCCCGTCGGGATGGCTATGAGCCACGAAGGCCGTGGCTATATCGCCATGCTGCATACCGTGTTCGGGACGCTGGACGGCGGACACACATGGTACAACATGGATCCGTTCCCGCCACCCTTCGTCGGTGGGCCGTTCACGGCTTTGCGCGCACCGACCTACATCAGCGCACTGGCCGCGCGGCCCGTAAAACGCACGATAGAGACCGCGGACTCCTTCTTCGTGACTACGCTGCGCGCCGATGCTGACAGCGGGACCGTGCGCGCCTTCCGGTGGACCACCGGAACCTGGCGGCCCGCACCCGCCGCCGCAACGATCCAGCCGATGTGGCTGTCGCAAATCGCCTTTTCCGATTCACTGGTCGTGAATGTGCTGGCCGATCAGTTTGGCCGCATCGTGCGCAACGATTCGCTCGGCCGCGACTCCACCTGGGATCTGCTGCCCTTCAACTTTTTCGGCGGCTATCTCGCGGGCACCGCCGCTGCTGTCGGAAACCTGGTGATCGCTTCCGGCTCGCAGCAGTGGATCAGCCGCTCGCGCGGTCAGGTCTGGCATGTCGAACCCGCCGTGGATTCCCTGGGAGACGTCGGCGTCAGTTTCAGCGACTCCCTGCACGGATTTAGCGGCGGAGGTATTGTATCGCCTGCCCCGGCGGGTTGGGTGCACCGCACTGACGATGGCGCCGTGAATTGGTCAGAGCGGCTGCTCGAAGCGCCGTTTCCGATTCGGGCCGTCGTTCGCTATTCCGATTCCGTGGGCTGGGCCGCGGGCGGCTACATCGACGGCGATGCGGCGATCGGGGGAATCTACAAAACCACCGACGCCGGCCTCACCTGGTCACAAGAGCTGACCGTTAATGCCGAAATCCGCGCGCTGACCGCCACACATATCACCCCCGCGTATGTCGATGTATTCGCTGCCGGTGCCTATCCCGACTTTCACGCCGGAGTCTGGTCCACCCGCCTCTACTGGCCCGATAGCTCGCTTGGCGGTCCGATCCTGTTCGCCGATCCCGACACCCTCGCCTTCGGGATTGTCGAGGCTGGCGCGCGCGATACACTGCGCTCCGTGCTCCGCAACATCGGCCAGACCGCCGTGACCCTGTTCGCGCTGGATACTCGCGGCGGCCGCTTCAGTCAGGTCAACAGCCTGGTCGGCACCGTCCTGCAACCGGGGGATAGCGTCGAGTTACTTGTGCAGTTTGCCCCCGAAGAGCCGGGCCTGTATCGAACCGCGATCGACCAACTCAACAATGTCGGACAGCGTTGCGAGATTATTTGCAGCGGCCTCGCCCCTACCGCCGCCACCGGCGGAAACCCGGTCATCATTCGTGAACTCGCGCTGGACGTCTGGCCCAATCCCGGCAATGCCGAATTCACGCTCAAATTCGCGCTGCCCCGGGCGGGCGACGTAACGCTGAACATCTTCGATGTCACGGGCCGTCTCGTCGATACGCAGTCACTCGACGCGCTCCCCGCCGGAAGTCACACGCGCGTGTGGAATGCCGCGAATTTCGCCAGCGGCATCTACTTTGCCCGGATCGAATCCGGAACCGAGTTGGCAACGAAGAAGATTATGCTGCTGAAGTAGTCCATTCCGCCGAGGCATGCGTCCGCGCGTGCCTCGGCAGCGGAAACTCACGCGGCACGATCCGCTGCTGCATTTCTGAATTTCCGCATTTGTCTTCCATGCTCGGTCAACTCACCATCCACGACTTTCCGTCACGCTGCCTCGAAGGGAATCCGCTCGGTGATCCCTGCGTGCGGCGCGTGCCCGTGTACTTGCCGGAAGGCTACGCGGCAAATCGCGAGTGGCCGCTGATCGTGATGCTGGCCGGGTTCACCGCCACGGGGTTGTCGTTCCTGAACTTCAACGCGTGGCAGGAGAATATGCCGGAGCGGATCGAGCGGCTGATCGCCCAAAAGCGCATGCCGCCCGCCGTGGTGATCTTCCCCGACTGCTTCACACGCTACGGCGGCTCGCAATATCTGAACAGCAGCGCGACCGGCGACTACGAAGATCATCTAACCGGCGAACTCGTGCCGTGGGCGCGCGCCACGTTCCGCGCCGGACTCACACCCGAACAAACCGTTGTCGCGGGGAAATCCTCCGGCGGCTACGGCGCGTTCGTACTGGCCGCGCGGCATCCCGACATGTTCGGCTGGATCCTGATGCACTCCGGCGACTGCTACTTCGAGTATGGCTACCTCGCCGACTTCCCCAATGCGCTGAACGAGCTGTGCAGGCGCGGCGGGCCCGCCGAATTCATCAAGAGCATCGACGATCCGCGACC is from candidate division KSB1 bacterium and encodes:
- a CDS encoding T9SS type A sorting domain-containing protein, whose translation is MKYEASRATRIAAFLCFCISAFLPLSSVAREYGVNGTVAFEFPPAKSDPQLRVDVRGDERSLDDPWSLVQELWDADTSRPELWNAYPVGMAMSHEGRGYIAMLHTVFGTLDGGHTWYNMDPFPPPFVGGPFTALRAPTYISALAARPVKRTIETADSFFVTTLRADADSGTVRAFRWTTGTWRPAPAAATIQPMWLSQIAFSDSLVVNVLADQFGRIVRNDSLGRDSTWDLLPFNFFGGYLAGTAAAVGNLVIASGSQQWISRSRGQVWHVEPAVDSLGDVGVSFSDSLHGFSGGGIVSPAPAGWVHRTDDGAVNWSERLLEAPFPIRAVVRYSDSVGWAAGGYIDGDAAIGGIYKTTDAGLTWSQELTVNAEIRALTATHITPAYVDVFAAGAYPDFHAGVWSTRLYWPDSSLGGPILFADPDTLAFGIVEAGARDTLRSVLRNIGQTAVTLFALDTRGGRFSQVNSLVGTVLQPGDSVELLVQFAPEEPGLYRTAIDQLNNVGQRCEIICSGLAPTAATGGNPVIIRELALDVWPNPGNAEFTLKFALPRAGDVTLNIFDVTGRLVDTQSLDALPAGSHTRVWNAANFASGIYFARIESGTELATKKIMLLK
- a CDS encoding esterase — protein: MLGQLTIHDFPSRCLEGNPLGDPCVRRVPVYLPEGYAANREWPLIVMLAGFTATGLSFLNFNAWQENMPERIERLIAQKRMPPAVVIFPDCFTRYGGSQYLNSSATGDYEDHLTGELVPWARATFRAGLTPEQTVVAGKSSGGYGAFVLAARHPDMFGWILMHSGDCYFEYGYLADFPNALNELCRRGGPAEFIKSIDDPRPKGKSWFSAIDKTGMAACYSPNPASPMGFDYPFDLDTGELRQDVWARWLVHDPVRMAERDDVITNLKQLRGIYIECGLADEFHLQWGARILVSRLRKAGLSVEHREFDDGHMNINYRYDESLSWWGAKRQT